The Microcella sp. genome includes the window ACCTCGTTGAGGCTCGTGCAGCACGACTTCGGAAACCCGCGGTAGCCGAGCGTCGACGGGTAGGCCCCGTGGTCGAGCACGTACTCGTGCGCGATGCGGTCGAGCTCGTCGGTCGTGACGCCCGGCGCGATGGCAGCGCCGACGGCCTCGACGGCTTGCGCGGCGATGCGGCCAGACTCGCGGATGAGCTCGATCGTCTCGGCGTCGTAGACATCGCCGCCGACGTGCGGTGGCGGTGCCGCTTTGCCCACGTACGGCGGCTTCGGGATGCTCGCCGGAACACTGCGCTGCGGTGACAGTCGCCCGGCGACGAGGTGACCGTGTTCGTCGCGGGGCATAGAGTCGAGTCTACCGAGCGAGGGGAGTGGCCCATGGCAGAGCAGTGGTGGTACAACCACAAGACCGGCGAGGTCGAGCAGGGCCCGCAGTCGCTGGGCATGGATCGTGACGGCCCTTACGACTCGGAGGCCGAAGCCCGCCGCGCCCCCGAGATCGCGCGCGAGCGCTCGCGCCAGTGGGACGCCGACGAAGAGGAGTAGTTCCCCTCCAGATCTGGCGCAAAAGGGCGTTCACGTCGCGAGGTCACCACGGTTTGTGGCGAATCTAGCGACGTTCGCCAGTGGCGAAGCTAGTTCGCGCGCTCCTGCAGCGCTTTCTCGGCGGACTCGTCGCTGTAGCTGTGCGCCTCGTCGGGGTAGGCGCCCGACTCGACGTCGGCCTTGTACGCGAGCGCAGCATCCGTCAGCACCTGGCGCAGGTTCGCATACTGCTTCACGAACTTCGGAATGCGCCCGCCGGTGAGGCCCGCCCAGTCTGTCCAGACGACGAGCTGGCCGTCGCAGTGGGGGCCGCCGCCGACACTGATGGTCGGGATGCTCAACTCGGCGGTGATCTGCCGCGCCACTTCGGCGGGAATCATCTCGAGCACGACGGCGAACGCTCCAGCCTCTTCGACCGCGCGCGCGTCGGCCAGCAGGGCTTCGGCCGCCTCGCCGCGACCCTGAATGACGTGGCCGCCGAGCCCGTGCTCGCTCTGCGGCGTGAATCCGATGTGCGCCATGACGGGGATGCCCGCCGACACGATGCGGCGTATCTGCTTGGCCGAGCGAACTCCGCCTTCGAGCTTCA containing:
- a CDS encoding methionine aminopeptidase, translating into MAEQWWYNHKTGEVEQGPQSLGMDRDGPYDSEAEARRAPEIARERSRQWDADEEE
- the panB gene encoding 3-methyl-2-oxobutanoate hydroxymethyltransferase, which translates into the protein MAEAPKRVRTRHFARAKEQGIKITGLTSYDVLTAQIFDEAGIDFLLVGDSAGNTVLGYDTTLPVTIDELIPLTRGVVSGVKRALVVADMPFGSYETGPEEALHTAFRFMKETGAHAVKLEGGVRSAKQIRRIVSAGIPVMAHIGFTPQSEHGLGGHVIQGRGEAAEALLADARAVEEAGAFAVVLEMIPAEVARQITAELSIPTISVGGGPHCDGQLVVWTDWAGLTGGRIPKFVKQYANLRQVLTDAALAYKADVESGAYPDEAHSYSDESAEKALQERAN